tatagggattatcatagaatcatagaattggctgggttggaagggacctcagagatcattatAGAGTGGGTAAACCCACCTCCTTTTGAATATTCATGGGATTGTAATCAATCAAAGAGAATCCCAGAGTTTTAGACTGGTGTGATTGGAGCAGAGACTCCCCCCGGGCCCAGCACTCTTCTGCTGGTTGCAgtttcaattttatttaattaaatcaaACCCATTAACAGCACATTTGAGTCTCAGTCATTTTTCACAGGTACCTCCTGGAGCAGCACGCAGACCCCAACGCCAAGGCCCACTGCGGGGCCACTGCCCTCCATTTTGCAGCTGAGGCCGGGCACCTGGAGATCGTCAGGGAGCTGGTGAGGTGGAAGGCAGCCATGATGGTCAACGGCCACGGGATGACTCCTTTGAAGGTGGCTGCTGAGAGCTGCAAGGCTGAGGTGgtggagctgctcctggctcaCGCCGACTGCGACCGGAGGAGTCGGATCGAAGCTCTGGAACTCCTGGGGGCTTCGTTTGCCAACGATAGGGAGAATTATGATATAGTGAAAACTTATCATTATTTATACCTGGCCATGCTGGAGAGGTACAGAGACAGCCAGAGTGTTGTTGAGAAAGAGGTTTTGCCTCAGATTGAAGCTTATGGGAACAGGAGGGAGTGCAGGACTCCTCAGGAATTGGAGGCCATCAGGCAGGACAGGGATGCCCTGCACATGGAAGGCCTCATCGTGAGGGAAAGGATCCTGGGCTCTGACAACATTGATGTTTCTCACCCCATCATCTACAGGGGGGCTGTGTATGCAGATAACATGGAGTTTGAGCAGTGTATCAAGCTGTGGCTCCACGCCCTGCACCTCAGGCAGAAAGGCAACAGGAACACTCACAAGGACCTCCTGAGGTTTGCCCAAGTCTTCTCGCAGATGATCCACCTCAACGAGCCCGTGAAGGCCAAGGACATCGAGAGTGTTCTGAGGTGCAGCGTCCTGGAGATCGAGCAAGGCATGTCCAGGATCAAAACCACCCAGGACACGGACATCCACACGGCCATGGACAACTACGAGTGCAACATTTTTACCTTCCTCTACTTGGTCTGCATCTCCACCAAGACTCAGTGCAGCGAGGAGGATCAGTCGCGCATCAACAAGCAGATTTACACCCTGATCCACCTCGACCCCAGGACCAGGGATGGCTCCAGCTTGCTCCATCACGCTGTCAATTCCAGCACCCCCGTGGATGACTTCCACACCAACGATGTCTGCAGCTTTCCCAACGCCCTGGTCACCAAACTCCTCCTGGATTGCGGCGCCGACGTCAACGCCGTGGACAACGAAGGGAACAGCCCCCTCCACATCATCGTCCAGTACCACAGACCCATCAGTGACTTCTTGACCTTGCATTCCATCATCATTAGCCTGGTGGAGGCTGGTGCTCACACAGACATGACaaataagcagaagaaaaccccTCTGGATAAAAGTACGACGGGGGTCTCTGAAATACTCCTCAAAACTCAAATGAAGCTGAGTCTCAAGTGCCTGGCTGCCCGAGCAGTGCGGATCTATAACATCAGCTACCAAAACCAGATCCCCAGAACTCTGGAAGAATTTGTCAAGTTTCACTAGGGCTCTGTGAAGTCTTTTTCTGGTGGTGCTATCCCGGGATGACATCAACAcagagttggttttttttctccagtccttTGGTTTTGGATTCCTCTGGATTCGGGCTGCAGCCTCAGATCTCggggtgggagggggaaaaaaaagccacattgTTTTCCTGTAGTCAAACCCTGATgtttgagattttctttttttgtttgtttgggtttttttttttttggccatttcttttgtttgaaagaatcactttgttctctctctctctttttttttttttccataaagaaaatgaaaagattcCCCATGTTACTTGTGCAGAATGTTTTGGTTCCAACACACGTAACAATTTGCAGCCTTTAGGTAGGTGATTTCCAAAGGCACCTCCAGAAGCCTCTGTCACCATCTTACTCAGGCAGTAGCTGTGTAAATTTAAAACTTCTTGGAgcaaggtgggaaaaaaaacaactggaaatTATGTATTGGTTGAGTCTCAACATACAGAGCAGTCTGTGTGTTGCCACAGTCCATTGCTCTCATACCTCACCATCTTTTTATCCCTTTCAGTTCATGctgaagatgtttttaaaattgtcttttattgtttttttttcttttaattgagtTTGGAAAGCAGTTAGCAGCAGCTACAGACACACAGAATGCTCTGTTAGGAAATACAGGTTTCAATCCAGCCCTGGTATCTTCATCTGGTAAGAGCTGAAATCCCAAGCTCTCCATTTACACTGCTACAGTAAAGAGTGaacagttttggaaaaaaaaaaccttgcacATTGACCTCAACAAACCAGAGTCATGGTTTCTTTTGGTGAAGCTCATCTATAAAGATCATGCACAGATACCTAGAAAATTGGTAGGGTatttgtgtctctgtgtgtcccAACATTTCAAAACGTTTTCAACttgggtttgttgtgtttttttgggttttttctcgTTGTTTCAATAATCACCATGCACCTTTTTGGACTCAGAAAAGTCTCTAAATCTGCACTCTTGGATTCCTAATGCTGTATCTTCCTGGTGGAGTAGTCTGTCACCAAAGAGAGTCTTCCTCTGGAGCAGGATCCTGCTTGAACCTGGCTTTTCCAACAAGTGTGGAGTCTGTGCCTCCCTGAATTGGACTTGaggattcattttttttttttcccttcttcatgATTTTTACTCCTCTCATTATGAAAATCTCtatgaaaactgatttttaaaaaattaatcctatTGTAAGCTCTTTTACAAGAAGCAACTGATTGTATAATAACTCTTGTTGCTTGGGGAAGTGCTTCTCCTTGGTAGAAGTTGCAGGTACTCCAGCAGTAAAATGTCACTTGTTTTGACAGGCTACTGGAAACTCTGGattttaaatgcagctttttaaCTCTCAGATGATGAAAAGAATGTtctgtaggggtttttttggttgttttgttgttttttgttttttttttttttaaacaatctgGATAGAACCTTAAGGTGAGATTTGGGCACACGTTTCTATTTgtattacaaataaataaaccttGAATGTGGAATTAGTTTGGaaatctttatttattattttgcttcaaGGATGAGCAGATTAGTGCTGCTTACATTTATCCAGTGCCCTGTCTGGCTGTTGTGTTTCCTTCAAGGGAAATGctttatagaatcacagaatcatagaatgggctgggttggaagggacctcagagatcaccaagtccaacccttgatccactccccccgtggttcccagcccatggcactcagtgccacatccaggctctttggaaagagctccagacacggagaatccactccttccctgggcagcccattccaatgcctgatccacctggtctgcaacaactgcctgatggcaggTACATATATAACCACATTGTAtatatatagaatcatagaatgggctgggttggaagggacctcagagatcatcaagtccaacccttttaccaccgttgtggttgctagaccatggcactcagtgccacatccaggctcttcttaaatatctccagacacagagaatccactccttccctgggcagcccattccaatgcctgatcaccctctccagaaagaaattctttctcatctccaacctaaacctcccctggcacaacttgagaccctgccctcttgtcttgctgagagttgcctgggaaaagagcccaacccccccctggctccaacctcctttcagggagttggagagagtgatgaggtctcccctgagcctcctcttctccagcctcaacacccccagctccctcagcctctcctcatagggtctgtgctcgagtcccttcaccagcctggttgcttcctttggacctgctccaggacctcgatatccttcctgaactatatatgtatatgtatgtgtgtatatatgtatgtatatagaCATCTACAGGTGTATATGTGTCTATATCTCTGTATAcacatatgtatgtgtgtgtatatatatatagctacATAGGCAGTATGTATGTGTGTCAGTGTGTATATATGTGCATagatatacacacacagacataaCGTACACACAATATATAgatgtatttgtatatttttatatatttttatatatatttgtatatttatatatatacagtatatagatgtgtgtatatttatgtgtatatatatatacactatatatatgcatgtctgtatatatatattttttaataaacacgTATAGAACCACACcgtatatatctatatatatatgtgtgtgtatatagaCATCTACAggtatatatgtgtatacatctgtgtatacacacatggatgtatatatatatagctacACAGACAGTATATATttgtctgtgtgtatatatatttatatatatatatatcatcaCCCACAcatgtacatacacacacagagataaACACACAATATATAGCTGTCTGTGTAgctgtatatttatatgtatacaGTATATagatgtgtgtgtatatatacactatcatagaatcatagaatcatagaatcatagaatcccaggggttggaagggacctcgaaagatcatctagtccaaccccccctgccagagcagggccacctagagtacctcgcatgGGAACGTgtcttgaatgtctccagtgaaggagactccacgacccccctgggcagcctgttccagggctctgtcacccttacaggaaaaaaattccctcgaatattcaacttgaacctcctgtgctccaatttacacccattaccccttgtcctatcactggtcaccactgagaagagcctaactccatctccctgacactcaccccttacatatttgaaaacattgatgaggtcacccctcagtctccttttctccagactaaagagacccagctccctcagcctttcctcagaagggagatgttccactcccttcatcatcttagtagctctgcgctggactctttcaagcacttccctgtccttcttgaactgaggggcccagaactggacacaatactccaggtgcggcctcaccaatgcagaatagagggggaggagaacctctcttgacctactaaccaccccctttctaatgcaccccaggatgccattggccttcttggccacaagggcacattgctggctcatggtcatcctcttgtctaccaggactaTCTATATGCATGTCTCTGTGgttgtgtatttttatataaatatatatacaaacagTATAGATTGTGTATATTGGTGTGTGTACATAGATACACACACTATATATGCatgtttgtatatatatatatatttatttatatatatacatatataaccaccctgtgtgtgtatatatatatgtatatgtatgtgtgtatgtatatatatatatatatatttctttgtgtatatatgtgtgtatatacatacatatatatgtatatatcacATCCGAAGCCTTCTTCTTCCTAGGCTTCTTCTGAGCATTCTTCCACTCAGGCCTAGCCCCTACTCCAGAACTAGGAGGACAGTGACCCCCTACAGGCACCCAACCTCTAAACCCCATAGACGTACCCCTACTAAACACAACCATTCCATTAGCTTCTGGCCTCACTGTAACATGAGCTCACCACAGCATCACAGGACACCAAAACCAAGCGACCCAAGCTCTAACAGTCCTCCTAGGATTATACTTCACAGCACTACAAGCAATAGAATACCACGAAGCCCCATTTTCAATTGCCGACGGCGTATACGGCTCCACATCGGCAACCTcgcctgtcctggtttgggccaggataaaggtgattttctgtcttgtgcttttgcttttagctcagtctcttgtaagtagttgcacttgctgaaatgaacagcaagtttctcagacagtgtgtgcttctaggactgataacacttgatgtttatagttactgctagagactggtgtgcagagccaaggacactgctcagctctgaggaaaacattttaccgtccaggaggataaagaggtcccacctgagccctcctttggggaggaacagacaagatagatgccagaattgaccaaacagagggttccatcccatatacgtcacactcagtataaatttgaggcatcacgagggccgagccagatcttttccggatttccagatttccagacttctggatttcctgattttccttcctcccttccttcacccggcatcctggaaggatcctgtccgttcgtctgcctgtggtcctgatccgtgccagcccatatctgtgtgttcctgcctccagctcccaactgctgccgactccaggagtccagcctggactttcccagggctgccctgcagccttggtggtgacgtgagagttattggggggaagggggaggaatgtggtttccattttcctgtatatttgtatatatttagtaatttttcctatttatcattactgttcattaaagctgtgtagtttagtttccaacccatcagtctctctcccttattctctctcctttctttatcaaggaggagagagagattaatagagagcgtctgttattcggtttaattgccgggccaggGTTAAACCCTGACAGCGACTGATGTGAAGGCCAGGGTGGTGTCTGCGGTGTAGTGTCTGGCTAGTAAGAGGCCTGTTAGGATTTGTGTTATTTGTGTTATTAAGTTATtattcctcagagctgagcagtgtccttggctctgcacaccagtctctagcagtaactataaacatcaagtgttatcagtcctagaagcacacactgtctgagaaacttgctgttaatttcagcaagtgcaactacttacaagagactgagctaaaagcaaaagtacaagacagaaaatcacctttatcctggcccaaaccaggacagtcgCTCACACCTGCTGAAACGTGCAATACGGATGAGTAATCCCAAACCTTCACGCAAATGGTGCTTCATTCTTCTTCATCTGTATCTACCTACACATTGGACGAGGATTCTACTACGGCTCCTACCTATACAAAGAAACCTGAAACACAGGGGTAATCCTCCTACTCACCCTAATAGCAACAGCTTTCGTAGGCTATGTCCTACCATGAGGACAAATATCATTCTGAGGAGCTACAGTAATTACCAACCTATTCTCAGCCATCCCCTATATCGGAGAAACCCTGGTAGAATGAGCATGAGGCGGATTCTCTGTAGATAACCCAACACTAACTCGATTCTTTGCCCTTcacttcctccttcccttcatAATCGCTCATCCACCTAACCTTCCTCCATGAAACAGGCTCCAACAATCCCCTAGGCATTCCATCAGACTGCGACAAAATCCCATTCCGCCCCTATTTCTCCACAAAAGACATCTTAGGCTTCCTATTAATAATCACCCCCCTACTGACTCCAGCCATATTCTCCCCAAACCTTCTAGGAGACCCAGAAAACTTCACCCCAGCCAACCCATCAGTTACACCCCCACACATTAAGCCAGAGTGATACTTTTTATTCCCATACGCCGTTCTCCGATCAATCCCAAACCAACTAGGAGGTGTCCTAGCCTTAGCTGCTTCCCTCCTAGTCCTATTTTAGCTCCTTTCCCCCACAAATCAAACCAACGcaccggtgttgttcaatatcttcatcaacgacttggatgagggtatagaatgtaccctcagcaagtctgctgatgacactaagctgggaggagtggctgacacaccagagggctgtgctgccattcagagagacttggacaggctggagagttgggcagggagaa
Above is a genomic segment from Calypte anna isolate BGI_N300 unplaced genomic scaffold, bCalAnn1_v1.p scaffold_22_arrow_ctg1, whole genome shotgun sequence containing:
- the FEM1B gene encoding protein fem-1 homolog B, with the translated sequence LSFVIDGATALWCAAGAGHFEVVKLLVSHGANVNHTTVTNSTPLRAACFDGRLDIVKYLVENNANISIANKYDNTCLMIAAYKGHTEVVRYLLEQHADPNAKAHCGATALHFAAEAGHLEIVRELVRWKAAMMVNGHGMTPLKVAAESCKAEVVELLLAHADCDRRSRIEALELLGASFANDRENYDIVKTYHYLYLAMLERYRDSQSVVEKEVLPQIEAYGNRRECRTPQELEAIRQDRDALHMEGLIVRERILGSDNIDVSHPIIYRGAVYADNMEFEQCIKLWLHALHLRQKGNRNTHKDLLRFAQVFSQMIHLNEPVKAKDIESVLRCSVLEIEQGMSRIKTTQDTDIHTAMDNYECNIFTFLYLVCISTKTQCSEEDQSRINKQIYTLIHLDPRTRDGSSLLHHAVNSSTPVDDFHTNDVCSFPNALVTKLLLDCGADVNAVDNEGNSPLHIIVQYHRPISDFLTLHSIIISLVEAGAHTDMTNKQKKTPLDKSTTGVSEILLKTQMKLSLKCLAARAVRIYNISYQNQIPRTLEEFVKFH